A single region of the Marinobacter salinisoli genome encodes:
- the fliG gene encoding flagellar motor switch protein FliG: MAQKPQRKIPRVEQAAILLMSLGEADAAEVLKHMGPKEVQRVGVAMAQMQDVTKDDVTFVLNQFVDAVGGQTGLGVGNDDYIRAMLTQALGEDKAASLIDRILVGGNTTGLDTLKWMEPRAVGDIIRYEHPQIQAIVISYLDPDQAAEILATLDEKVRLDVMMRVASLESIQPQALQELNNILEKQFSGGSATQVSRIGGVKRAADIMNFMDRNIEGSLLDSIKDMDPDLASTIEDLMFVFDNLKDIDDRGIQALLREVSSEVLVVALKGADDAVKDKIFSNMSKRAAELLQDDLESKGPVKVSEVEGAQKEIITVARRMAEAGEIALGGSGEEML; this comes from the coding sequence ATGGCACAGAAACCCCAGCGGAAAATTCCCCGGGTGGAGCAGGCTGCCATATTGCTGATGTCCCTCGGTGAAGCCGACGCGGCCGAAGTGCTCAAGCATATGGGCCCGAAAGAGGTTCAGCGGGTTGGCGTGGCCATGGCGCAAATGCAGGACGTCACAAAAGATGATGTGACTTTCGTGCTCAACCAGTTCGTGGATGCCGTCGGCGGCCAGACCGGATTGGGCGTCGGCAACGACGACTACATCCGGGCCATGCTGACGCAGGCCCTGGGCGAAGACAAGGCCGCCAGCCTGATCGACCGGATTCTGGTGGGCGGCAACACCACGGGTCTCGATACCCTGAAGTGGATGGAACCGCGGGCCGTGGGTGACATCATCCGCTACGAACACCCGCAGATACAGGCCATCGTTATCTCCTACCTCGACCCGGATCAGGCCGCCGAAATTCTGGCGACCCTGGATGAAAAGGTGCGGCTCGATGTCATGATGCGGGTGGCGTCCCTGGAGAGCATCCAGCCCCAGGCTTTGCAGGAGCTCAACAACATCCTGGAGAAACAGTTCTCCGGCGGCTCGGCCACTCAGGTCAGCCGGATTGGTGGTGTGAAGCGCGCCGCCGACATTATGAACTTCATGGACCGCAACATTGAGGGCAGCCTGCTGGATTCCATCAAAGACATGGATCCCGATCTGGCGTCGACCATCGAGGACCTGATGTTCGTGTTCGACAACCTCAAGGACATCGACGATCGCGGCATTCAGGCCCTGCTGCGCGAAGTCTCGTCCGAAGTGCTGGTGGTGGCGCTCAAGGGCGCAGACGACGCCGTTAAGGACAAGATCTTCAGCAATATGTCCAAGCGCGCTGCGGAACTGCTGCAGGATGATCTGGAGTCCAAGGGACCGGTCAAGGTCAGCGAAGTGGAAGGGGCGCAGAAAGAAATCATTACCGTGGCACGACGTATGGCGGAAGCCGGCGAGATCGCGCTCGGTGGTTCCGGTGAAGAAATGCTGTAA
- the fliF gene encoding flagellar basal-body MS-ring/collar protein FliF, protein MASVPAETAMTNAPAAQTAETPQSGSDLFLGFNRLHLFRQIGLMVGLAASVALGVAVVLWAQEPNYQPVVGDLSAYNPQDVTAILESGGIEYKMDPRTGALLVPSEQVYSARLKLAAEGVTDQQTLGYELLDQERGLGTSQFMETVSYRRGLEGELARTISAMRGVRSARVHLAIPERSVFVRDAREPSASVFLDAFAGRRPEPEQIQAIVNLVAGSIPMMKKDSVTVVDQSGNLLTGKESKADTDRMKDQYEYTEKVEDRLTRRVASIIGPIIGEGRYRAEVSADLDFSSVEQAEELFNPEQQAVRSERELTEQRVSGAGPTGIPGALSNQPPGNAAVPEQANAGDDGEGGGAKPVDVRREATRNYEVDRTVSYVRKELGRIKRVTVALAVDDMKVVDPQTGDVSYQPWPEEELQRLNMLVRDAVGFSAARGDSVTVMNTAFAPVEAMEFEAPAFWEQPWFWDLMKQVLAGLVILVLVIGLLRPTLRSLSGNGQRERGGELAGGGYDGLDGVDGTDELRQAMSQDELLLPGAADGYDRQLNALKGLIAEDPARVAQVMRQWVNVDD, encoded by the coding sequence ATGGCCAGCGTTCCTGCTGAAACAGCAATGACAAATGCGCCCGCAGCTCAGACGGCAGAAACGCCACAGAGCGGCAGCGATCTTTTCCTTGGCTTCAACCGTCTGCATCTGTTTCGCCAGATTGGGCTTATGGTGGGGCTGGCCGCCAGCGTGGCGCTGGGTGTTGCGGTGGTGCTGTGGGCACAAGAGCCCAATTACCAACCTGTGGTCGGTGATCTGTCTGCTTACAATCCCCAGGATGTCACCGCCATTCTTGAAAGTGGTGGCATCGAATACAAGATGGATCCCCGCACCGGCGCGTTGCTGGTGCCCTCCGAGCAGGTCTACAGCGCCCGCCTGAAACTGGCCGCCGAGGGCGTGACCGATCAGCAGACCCTAGGCTATGAATTGCTTGATCAGGAGCGTGGTCTGGGAACATCCCAGTTCATGGAAACGGTGAGCTATCGCCGTGGCCTGGAGGGTGAGCTGGCGCGCACCATAAGCGCCATGCGCGGTGTGCGCAGCGCGCGGGTTCATCTGGCGATTCCGGAGCGATCGGTGTTTGTTCGCGATGCCCGCGAGCCCTCAGCTTCGGTGTTCCTTGATGCGTTTGCCGGACGCCGGCCGGAGCCGGAGCAGATTCAAGCGATCGTCAATCTGGTTGCCGGCAGCATTCCGATGATGAAAAAGGACAGCGTGACCGTCGTTGACCAGAGCGGCAACCTGCTGACAGGCAAGGAGTCCAAGGCTGACACTGATCGGATGAAGGATCAGTACGAGTACACCGAAAAGGTGGAAGACCGGCTGACCCGCCGCGTGGCGTCCATCATTGGTCCGATCATCGGGGAGGGCCGCTACCGGGCCGAAGTGTCCGCCGACCTTGACTTCTCGTCGGTGGAACAGGCTGAAGAACTATTCAACCCTGAACAACAGGCCGTTCGCAGTGAGCGTGAGCTGACCGAACAGCGCGTTTCCGGCGCTGGTCCGACAGGAATCCCGGGCGCGCTGTCGAACCAGCCGCCGGGCAATGCCGCCGTACCGGAGCAGGCCAACGCCGGTGACGATGGCGAGGGTGGGGGCGCCAAACCGGTGGATGTGCGCCGCGAAGCCACTCGCAACTACGAAGTCGACCGAACCGTCAGCTACGTTCGCAAGGAACTGGGCCGCATCAAGCGCGTGACCGTTGCCCTGGCGGTCGACGACATGAAAGTGGTTGATCCGCAAACTGGCGACGTCAGCTACCAACCCTGGCCTGAAGAAGAACTGCAGCGTCTGAATATGCTGGTTCGGGACGCCGTCGGTTTTTCTGCGGCCCGTGGCGACAGTGTTACGGTTATGAACACAGCCTTCGCGCCGGTTGAGGCGATGGAATTCGAAGCGCCGGCGTTCTGGGAGCAGCCCTGGTTCTGGGATCTCATGAAACAGGTATTGGCGGGGCTGGTGATTCTGGTACTGGTTATCGGGTTACTGCGACCCACGCTCAGAAGCCTGTCCGGAAACGGGCAGCGGGAACGCGGTGGTGAGCTGGCCGGTGGCGGCTACGATGGCCTCGACGGGGTGGACGGCACTGATGAGTTGCGGCAAGCCATGAGCCAGGATGAGTTGCTTTTACCCGGTGCCGCAGATGGCTATGACAGGCAACTCAACGCACTCAAAGGCCTGATTGCGGAAGACCCGGCCCGGGTTGCCCAGGTGATGCGGCAGTGGGTGAACGTCGATGACTGA
- the fliE gene encoding flagellar hook-basal body complex protein FliE produces MVERADINSVLSDIRSLRSQMMQNQRIEQDQSVRGRIDAPRQVDKTPETPSFSDMLGNAVNNVNELQQTTGELRTAYEMGDPNVDLTQVMIAAQKSSVSFEALTQVRNRVVRAYEDIMNMPI; encoded by the coding sequence ATGGTTGAGCGTGCCGACATAAACAGTGTTCTTTCAGATATCCGGTCACTGCGTTCGCAAATGATGCAAAACCAGAGGATCGAGCAGGATCAGTCGGTTCGGGGGCGGATTGATGCGCCTCGCCAGGTTGACAAAACGCCGGAAACGCCCAGCTTCAGCGACATGCTGGGCAATGCGGTAAACAACGTCAATGAGCTGCAGCAGACCACCGGCGAGCTCCGTACCGCCTATGAAATGGGTGATCCAAATGTGGATCTGACTCAGGTTATGATAGCGGCCCAGAAATCCTCAGTGTCCTTCGAGGCATTGACGCAGGTTCGGAACCGTGTGGTCCGGGCCTATGAAGACATCATGAACATGCCGATCTGA
- a CDS encoding sigma-54-dependent transcriptional regulator, translating to MAKAQILIVEDDHDLREALVTTLELAKYRVREAANAREALERLAEAPVDMVVSDVNMPGLSGHELLAEVQRLYPGLPMMLITAYGQISHAVSAMQAGAIDYLVKPFEPQVLVAAVSKVVGGSRQKSTDAPVAEDPVSKRMFQLAAKVAGSDSTVMISGESGTGKEVLARYIHQQSPRADQPFVAINCAAIPENMLEAILFGHEKGAFTGAVSASPGKFEQANGGTILLDEISEMELGLQSKLLRVLQEREVERVGGRKTIALDVRVIATTNRDLADYVHEGKFREDLYYRLTVFPMHWQPLRERPLDIMALATTLLKKHCRKMKLTGVTFAEDARLALTRHRWPGNVRELDNAIQRALVLHQGNVIHASDLCLELGISGRVEAAAPVAAPIQPAQPVDAHADFSIRNEGDMAPAEQVDLSGPASLGDDLKRQEFRIIIDTLRQEGGRRNRAAELLGISPRTLRYKLAQMRDAGIDLDSELATI from the coding sequence GTGGCCAAGGCTCAGATTCTTATTGTCGAGGATGACCATGACCTGCGGGAAGCGCTGGTAACCACTCTGGAGCTCGCCAAATACCGGGTTCGCGAAGCTGCCAATGCGCGCGAAGCGCTCGAGCGGCTGGCGGAAGCTCCGGTGGATATGGTAGTCAGTGACGTGAATATGCCGGGTCTGTCTGGCCATGAGTTGTTGGCAGAGGTTCAGCGTCTGTACCCGGGCTTGCCGATGATGCTGATTACGGCGTACGGGCAAATCAGCCATGCGGTGTCGGCCATGCAGGCCGGTGCAATCGACTATCTGGTCAAGCCCTTCGAGCCGCAGGTTCTGGTGGCCGCGGTCAGCAAGGTGGTTGGCGGCAGCCGGCAAAAATCCACCGATGCGCCGGTGGCCGAGGATCCCGTCAGCAAACGGATGTTCCAGCTGGCTGCCAAGGTTGCCGGTAGCGATTCCACGGTCATGATCTCGGGCGAGAGTGGTACGGGTAAGGAAGTGCTGGCCCGCTATATTCATCAGCAGTCGCCGCGGGCGGATCAGCCCTTTGTCGCGATTAACTGCGCGGCGATCCCCGAGAACATGCTGGAAGCCATCCTGTTTGGCCATGAGAAGGGGGCGTTCACCGGCGCCGTGTCTGCATCGCCAGGCAAGTTCGAACAGGCCAATGGCGGCACGATTTTGCTGGATGAAATCTCTGAGATGGAGCTTGGCCTGCAATCCAAGCTCCTCCGGGTGCTTCAGGAGCGTGAGGTCGAACGCGTTGGCGGGCGAAAAACCATCGCACTGGACGTGCGGGTGATCGCAACGACCAACCGGGATCTGGCCGATTACGTGCACGAAGGTAAATTCCGGGAAGACCTGTATTACCGCCTGACCGTGTTCCCCATGCACTGGCAACCGTTGCGGGAGCGACCGCTGGATATCATGGCGCTGGCGACAACCCTTTTGAAGAAGCACTGCCGCAAGATGAAGCTGACGGGTGTCACCTTTGCCGAAGATGCCCGGTTGGCACTGACGCGTCATCGTTGGCCGGGTAATGTTCGTGAGCTGGATAATGCCATCCAGAGGGCGCTGGTGCTGCACCAGGGTAATGTGATTCATGCCAGCGACCTGTGTCTTGAACTGGGCATAAGCGGTCGGGTAGAGGCGGCTGCACCGGTTGCGGCACCGATCCAGCCCGCTCAGCCGGTTGATGCGCACGCCGATTTTTCCATCCGCAACGAGGGCGATATGGCGCCGGCAGAGCAAGTCGATTTAAGTGGACCGGCGTCGCTGGGTGATGATCTGAAGCGTCAGGAGTTCCGTATTATTATTGACACGCTTAGGCAAGAGGGTGGCAGACGTAACCGCGCAGCCGAGCTGCTCGGGATCAGTCCTCGGACGTTGCGCTACAAGTTGGCCCAGATGCGGGATGCCGGCATCGACTTGGACTCGGAACTGGCCACCATCTGA
- a CDS encoding sensor histidine kinase — protein sequence MSQVHSVVGPDHGDAKANAAADANHKVTALFPQQGGQQGDEAVDSALELFNRMSRQITDSYRTLESRVNQLSGELTQETMQRQQELEEKEQLADRLSTLLSALPAGVVVLDSQGVVAQTNPAAIALLGEPLDGERWIDVIHRCFAPRSDDGHEVSLKDGRRVSIEIRTMENQPGQLILLTDMTETRQLQSQLAHAQRLSAMGKMVASLAHQIRTPLSAAILYGGHLSQDDLDEELRQRCASRLMSRLTHLEQQVRDMLIFARGETRLAEELSAATLVSALSAALDGMTLNAGVKVALQNDVAANCRLMCNRDALVGACTNLVNNSLEAGATLVSVQVVAEPGELVIRVADNGPGFDHSDTPRLMEAFYTTKSHGTGLGLAVVQAVVKAHQGRFAIESPEQGGAVATLRLPQLKNNH from the coding sequence ATGAGTCAGGTACATTCTGTTGTCGGGCCGGATCATGGTGACGCCAAGGCCAATGCTGCGGCCGACGCCAACCATAAGGTGACGGCCCTGTTTCCGCAGCAAGGGGGGCAGCAGGGCGACGAGGCGGTGGATTCCGCGCTGGAGCTGTTCAATCGGATGTCCCGTCAGATCACTGACTCCTACCGGACGCTCGAATCCCGGGTTAATCAGCTTTCCGGTGAGCTTACTCAGGAAACCATGCAGCGTCAGCAGGAGCTTGAAGAGAAGGAGCAGCTGGCTGACCGCCTGTCGACCCTGCTTTCGGCACTGCCTGCCGGAGTTGTCGTTCTGGATAGTCAGGGTGTGGTCGCCCAGACCAACCCCGCCGCGATTGCCCTGTTGGGCGAGCCTCTGGACGGTGAGCGCTGGATCGACGTGATTCACCGTTGCTTTGCCCCGCGCAGCGATGATGGCCACGAGGTTTCCCTGAAGGATGGTCGTCGGGTGAGTATCGAAATCCGAACCATGGAAAACCAGCCCGGCCAGTTGATTCTGCTCACCGACATGACCGAAACCCGTCAGCTGCAATCTCAGCTGGCCCATGCCCAGCGGCTCTCAGCCATGGGCAAGATGGTTGCCTCCTTGGCTCATCAGATTCGCACCCCGCTATCCGCGGCCATTCTCTACGGTGGCCACCTGAGTCAGGACGATCTGGATGAAGAGCTGCGTCAGCGATGTGCGTCCCGGCTGATGTCCCGGTTGACCCATCTGGAGCAACAGGTACGGGACATGCTGATTTTTGCCCGTGGTGAAACTCGCCTGGCGGAGGAGCTTTCGGCAGCAACATTGGTGTCCGCGCTGTCGGCGGCACTGGATGGCATGACCCTGAATGCCGGTGTGAAGGTGGCGTTGCAGAACGATGTGGCGGCGAACTGTCGACTGATGTGTAACCGCGATGCGCTGGTGGGTGCGTGCACCAACCTGGTTAATAACAGTCTCGAAGCCGGCGCGACCCTGGTATCGGTACAGGTCGTGGCCGAGCCGGGTGAGCTGGTCATTCGGGTCGCTGATAATGGCCCGGGATTCGACCATTCAGACACGCCTCGTCTCATGGAGGCGTTTTACACCACCAAGTCTCATGGTACCGGTCTTGGTTTGGCCGTGGTGCAGGCGGTGGTAAAGGCGCATCAGGGGCGATTTGCGATTGAATCGCCGGAGCAGGGCGGCGCGGTGGCAACGCTGCGTCTGCCGCAACTCAAGAATAACCATTAA
- a CDS encoding sigma-54 dependent transcriptional regulator → MSENNKVLVLSDDESRRRDIVTILDFIGEEPVVHGDEASALLKSGKSGGLSDVGVALINGEDADVEDVITSLCAGADGVPILLIGDPSLKGLQDSYATRIIARIEWPLNYTKFVDSLYRAQIYRDQFQAQSRERGQQRNLQLFRSLVGTSRKIQHVRQLMQQVADKEVSVLITGESGTGKEVVARNLHYHSDRRDKPFVPVNCGAIPAELLESELFGHEKGAFTGAITARVGRFEMAEGGTIFLDEIGDMPLNMQVKILRVLQERSFERIGSNRTQDANVRVIAATHKPLEDMIENGEFREDLYYRLNVFPIEMPSLRERAEDIPLLINELIARMEKEKRGSLRLNSAAIMSLCRHNWPGNVRELANLVERLAIMFPYGVIGVQELPKKFRYVDDYDENRSVEHGNMPSGVPGLVGLDAPALLPVNGIDLKDYLSNLEKQLIQQALDEAEGVVARAAEKLRIRRTTLVEKVRKYGLREEESEDS, encoded by the coding sequence ATGTCCGAGAACAATAAAGTGCTGGTGCTGAGTGACGATGAGTCCAGACGCCGGGACATAGTCACGATTCTGGATTTTATCGGAGAAGAACCCGTTGTGCACGGCGACGAAGCCAGTGCCTTGTTGAAATCGGGCAAGTCAGGGGGCCTCTCCGACGTTGGCGTTGCTTTGATTAACGGCGAGGATGCCGATGTCGAAGATGTGATCACATCGCTATGCGCGGGAGCCGACGGGGTTCCGATTCTGTTGATTGGCGACCCGTCACTTAAAGGTCTTCAGGACAGCTACGCAACCCGAATCATCGCACGCATTGAGTGGCCGCTGAATTACACCAAGTTTGTTGATTCGCTGTACAGGGCCCAGATCTATCGTGATCAGTTTCAGGCCCAGTCCCGGGAGCGCGGCCAGCAGCGGAATCTTCAGTTGTTCAGAAGCCTGGTGGGAACCTCGCGGAAGATCCAGCATGTACGCCAGTTGATGCAACAGGTGGCTGACAAAGAGGTGAGTGTGTTGATCACCGGCGAGTCCGGTACCGGTAAGGAAGTGGTTGCCCGCAACCTGCATTACCATTCGGATCGCCGGGACAAGCCCTTTGTACCGGTCAATTGCGGCGCGATTCCGGCTGAGTTGCTGGAAAGCGAGCTGTTCGGCCATGAGAAGGGCGCTTTCACCGGAGCCATTACGGCCCGAGTCGGCCGTTTCGAAATGGCGGAGGGCGGCACCATCTTTCTGGATGAAATTGGCGACATGCCATTGAACATGCAGGTCAAGATCCTGCGGGTGCTGCAGGAGCGGTCCTTTGAGCGGATCGGCAGCAACCGGACACAGGATGCCAATGTCCGGGTCATTGCCGCCACCCACAAGCCGCTTGAAGACATGATCGAAAATGGCGAGTTCCGTGAGGATCTGTACTATCGGCTGAACGTTTTTCCCATTGAAATGCCATCGTTACGCGAGCGGGCAGAGGATATTCCACTGCTGATCAATGAGCTGATCGCGCGCATGGAAAAGGAGAAGCGGGGATCGTTACGGCTGAATTCGGCAGCCATTATGAGTCTGTGTCGTCACAACTGGCCGGGTAATGTTCGTGAGTTGGCCAACCTGGTGGAAAGGTTGGCCATCATGTTCCCGTACGGCGTGATTGGTGTGCAGGAACTGCCGAAGAAGTTCCGCTATGTGGACGACTACGATGAGAACCGTTCCGTGGAGCATGGCAATATGCCGTCGGGCGTGCCTGGCCTCGTGGGGCTGGATGCGCCGGCTTTGTTGCCGGTGAATGGCATTGACCTCAAGGATTATCTGTCCAATCTTGAGAAGCAGCTCATTCAGCAGGCGCTGGATGAAGCCGAAGGTGTGGTCGCCCGCGCTGCGGAAAAGCTGCGTATCCGGCGCACGACGCTGGTCGAGAAGGTTCGCAAGTACGGCTTGCGCGAGGAAGAAAGCGAAGACTCCTGA
- a CDS encoding SOS cell division inhibitor translates to MSSPNDLLDTVDRLMSDLSRALGEEDWNRLGELNADIKPSVDPMMAAMESGALDVAAVKLRLEELQQLIGAIDQGARRARQEAQDALKEVNRNRDVASAYQNISSSGPE, encoded by the coding sequence ATGTCTTCCCCGAATGACCTGCTCGACACTGTTGATCGCTTGATGTCCGACTTGTCCCGGGCTCTGGGTGAGGAAGACTGGAATCGACTCGGAGAGCTGAACGCCGACATCAAACCGTCAGTGGATCCGATGATGGCGGCAATGGAAAGCGGTGCGCTGGATGTGGCCGCCGTAAAACTTCGCCTTGAGGAGCTCCAGCAGCTGATCGGCGCCATCGATCAGGGCGCGCGGCGGGCGCGTCAGGAGGCGCAGGACGCTCTCAAAGAAGTGAACCGCAATCGCGATGTGGCCAGCGCGTATCAAAATATTTCATCAAGCGGGCCTGAATAG
- a CDS encoding DUF1329 domain-containing protein — translation MRNPIVAGIAVAVLGLSGAVFAKVSPEEAAKLGDELTPVGAVRAANASGTIPEWTGGLKAAPASWKKGDIETNPFPEDEPLFIITKANVHLYKDKLSDGHLKMLQEYGPEFFIPVYETRRTAAYPEHVYEKLKENALTAELLDNGNGVSDAIMTSPFPIPQNGLEAIWNHILRYRGTEVAFRSASATPQTDGSYNPVVNDYQYYIAYSKKGAKLEEIDNKIFYLKTNTVAPAALAGTITLVHETLDQIRSPRLAWRYDSGSRRLRRSPNLAYETDLPNSSSLRSVDQKDMYNGAPNQYDWELKGKRELFVPYNAYRLHDAEVRPDDVIRPRHINQSLARYELHRVWVVEAKRRVGISHIYDRRVFYIDEDSWQILASEEYDDKGNLWRVSEAHNISFYSEPVFWTTMEMTYDLKAKRYYIDGLDNGYKPYDFSPGFRSAEFTASAARRDARR, via the coding sequence ATGCGAAATCCTATTGTCGCAGGTATTGCGGTCGCCGTGCTCGGTTTATCCGGCGCAGTGTTTGCCAAGGTGTCGCCGGAAGAAGCTGCCAAACTGGGCGATGAGTTGACACCGGTTGGTGCGGTACGAGCGGCCAACGCCTCTGGAACCATCCCGGAATGGACCGGCGGGCTGAAAGCAGCGCCGGCATCCTGGAAGAAAGGTGACATTGAGACCAACCCATTCCCGGAAGACGAGCCGCTGTTCATCATTACCAAGGCCAATGTCCACCTTTACAAGGACAAGCTGTCTGATGGCCACCTCAAAATGTTGCAAGAGTATGGTCCGGAATTCTTTATTCCCGTTTACGAAACCCGCCGGACCGCAGCTTATCCGGAGCACGTCTACGAGAAGCTGAAAGAGAACGCGCTGACAGCGGAATTGCTCGATAACGGAAACGGTGTGAGTGATGCCATCATGACCAGCCCGTTCCCGATTCCCCAGAACGGGCTGGAAGCGATTTGGAATCATATCCTGCGCTATCGTGGTACCGAGGTTGCTTTCCGCAGCGCTTCAGCCACGCCACAGACCGACGGCTCCTACAACCCGGTTGTGAACGACTACCAGTACTACATCGCGTACAGCAAAAAAGGCGCGAAACTTGAGGAGATCGACAACAAGATCTTCTACCTGAAGACCAATACGGTGGCGCCCGCTGCCCTGGCAGGCACCATTACACTGGTGCACGAGACACTGGATCAGATCCGGTCTCCGCGTCTGGCCTGGCGCTATGACAGCGGTTCCCGCCGTCTGCGTCGCTCACCTAATCTGGCGTATGAGACCGATTTGCCGAACTCGTCTTCCCTTCGCTCGGTAGACCAGAAAGATATGTATAACGGCGCACCCAACCAGTACGACTGGGAATTGAAGGGCAAGCGAGAGCTCTTCGTGCCTTATAACGCCTATCGTCTCCATGATGCGGAAGTGCGCCCGGATGATGTGATTCGCCCCCGCCACATCAATCAGTCGCTGGCTCGCTACGAATTGCACCGGGTTTGGGTGGTTGAGGCCAAGCGCCGTGTCGGTATCAGCCACATCTATGACCGCCGGGTTTTCTACATCGATGAGGACAGCTGGCAGATCCTGGCGTCTGAAGAATACGATGACAAAGGTAACCTGTGGCGGGTGTCCGAAGCTCATAACATCAGCTTCTACAGCGAGCCGGTGTTCTGGACGACGATGGAAATGACCTACGACCTCAAGGCCAAGCGCTACTACATTGATGGCCTGGACAATGGTTACAAGCCTTATGATTTCAGCCCCGGTTTCCGCAGCGCTGAATTCACCGCCTCCGCAGCGCGGCGCGACGCGCGTCGTTGA
- a CDS encoding DUF6586 family protein gives MASQWYSLVSQKLFLAEQLLRLKDSAGAPADSEPAAALREEAKIQGAVELMLRARQLTLTMIARFHQVRQGQPANLEQLAALIGEESGDVVHLRELAQSPGNWWNHLDQLERSQCNPPAQRKTVSSDNIIAIAAETGPDRSTNALTRTLGEMKQFANDLEERNSEW, from the coding sequence ATGGCGTCTCAATGGTACTCGTTGGTCTCTCAAAAGCTGTTTCTGGCTGAGCAGTTGCTGCGCTTGAAAGACAGTGCCGGAGCGCCCGCAGACTCAGAACCGGCGGCGGCACTGCGCGAGGAAGCCAAGATCCAGGGCGCCGTGGAACTGATGCTTCGGGCCAGGCAACTGACGCTGACCATGATTGCCCGTTTTCATCAGGTTAGGCAGGGTCAGCCTGCCAACCTTGAGCAGCTGGCAGCCCTGATTGGAGAAGAGTCCGGCGATGTCGTGCATTTGCGCGAGCTGGCACAGTCACCGGGGAATTGGTGGAACCACCTGGATCAACTGGAGCGGTCTCAATGTAATCCGCCCGCACAGCGGAAAACGGTCAGCTCGGACAACATTATTGCCATAGCTGCAGAGACCGGACCGGACCGCTCCACGAACGCCCTGACCAGAACTCTGGGCGAAATGAAACAATTTGCCAACGATCTGGAAGAGCGCAACAGCGAATGGTAA
- a CDS encoding cell division inhibitor SulA, which produces MEQLSFGQNTAFHQGALSYPVSSPVTPKKRAVIAARPRGETRAAPGAGNVTEIIMPREQVESFQLLLPMLTQLNQEKRWLAWIDPPQALVSKWQKMHGIVAGQLLVLRSTPEYSAQALAERALSAGTCHAVVMWTQKLSKSAFQELQQASAMGNSHGVVLRQR; this is translated from the coding sequence ATGGAACAATTGAGCTTCGGTCAGAATACGGCGTTTCACCAGGGCGCGTTGTCCTATCCGGTATCTTCGCCCGTCACACCGAAAAAACGGGCGGTGATTGCGGCGCGGCCACGGGGGGAGACGCGTGCTGCCCCAGGCGCCGGAAACGTAACCGAAATTATTATGCCTCGGGAGCAGGTCGAGAGCTTTCAGCTGTTGCTGCCGATGCTGACCCAGCTGAACCAGGAGAAGCGTTGGCTTGCCTGGATTGATCCGCCCCAGGCGCTGGTGAGCAAGTGGCAGAAGATGCACGGTATCGTGGCAGGTCAGTTGTTGGTTTTGCGCTCTACGCCGGAGTATTCGGCACAGGCCCTCGCCGAGCGAGCGTTGAGTGCCGGTACCTGTCATGCGGTTGTTATGTGGACACAGAAACTCAGCAAGTCGGCATTTCAGGAGTTGCAGCAAGCGTCAGCGATGGGCAATAGCCATGGAGTGGTGTTGCGCCAGCGCTAA
- the lexA gene encoding transcriptional repressor LexA produces MKLTARQSQVLDIIRRYLDETGYPPTRAEIAAELGFRSANAAEEHLRALARKGAIEMVPGASRGIRLPEAEADLGLPVIGQVAAGSPILAQEHIEDHVTLQPSFFSPSADYLLRVRGMSMKDIGILDGDLLAVHRTQDVHNGQVVVARVGEDEVTVKRYRKDGTKVYLIAENEEFDPIEVDLTEEQLFIEGLGVGVIRRSDLH; encoded by the coding sequence ATGAAACTGACAGCAAGGCAATCTCAGGTGCTGGATATCATCCGGCGCTATCTGGATGAGACTGGTTACCCGCCCACCCGTGCGGAAATCGCTGCAGAGCTGGGTTTTCGCTCGGCCAACGCGGCAGAGGAGCACCTTCGAGCCCTCGCCCGTAAAGGGGCCATTGAAATGGTTCCGGGGGCCAGTCGCGGCATTCGACTGCCTGAAGCCGAGGCGGATCTGGGATTGCCCGTCATCGGTCAGGTGGCGGCCGGTAGCCCGATTCTTGCTCAGGAGCACATTGAGGACCACGTTACGCTGCAGCCGAGCTTTTTCTCGCCGTCTGCCGACTATCTCCTGCGGGTGCGTGGGATGAGTATGAAAGATATCGGAATCCTCGACGGCGACTTGCTGGCGGTGCACCGCACCCAGGATGTCCACAACGGGCAGGTGGTGGTAGCGCGGGTTGGCGAAGACGAGGTGACCGTCAAGCGTTACCGCAAGGACGGCACCAAGGTGTACCTGATCGCAGAGAACGAAGAATTCGATCCGATCGAGGTGGATCTTACAGAGGAGCAGTTGTTCATCGAGGGGTTGGGCGTGGGGGTTATCCGTCGCTCGGATCTTCACTAA